Proteins encoded together in one Oceanobacillus iheyensis HTE831 window:
- the rsmA gene encoding 16S rRNA (adenine(1518)-N(6)/adenine(1519)-N(6))-dimethyltransferase RsmA encodes MTTNKYIATPSRTKDILGKYHFTFKKSLGQNFLVDVSVLQNIIRHAGITKDTAAIEIGPGIGALTEQLAIHADQVVAFEIDQRLLPILQDTLGEYSNVSVIHQDILKADVTKVIDEHFKEGQEVHVVANLPYYITTPILMKLIRDRLPVTSLTVMIQKEVADRMSGEPNSKSYGSLSLAVQYYSEAKVVMNVPKQVFMPQPNVDSSILQLTMRKQPPVEVTDEDFFFEIIQASFAQRRKTLKNNLTRFFKGVHDKEKIDHILQEAGVEGIRRGESLTMEEFAQVANTFYQYQSK; translated from the coding sequence ATGACGACGAACAAATACATCGCAACTCCTTCTAGAACGAAGGATATTTTAGGTAAATATCATTTCACATTTAAAAAAAGTTTAGGACAAAACTTTTTAGTGGATGTTTCGGTATTACAAAATATCATTCGCCATGCAGGAATTACAAAAGATACTGCTGCAATTGAAATTGGTCCGGGTATTGGAGCACTGACAGAGCAATTAGCAATACATGCGGATCAAGTGGTTGCATTTGAAATTGATCAACGATTATTACCAATTTTACAAGACACATTGGGTGAATATTCGAATGTATCTGTGATTCATCAAGATATTTTAAAGGCGGATGTGACAAAGGTTATTGACGAACATTTTAAGGAAGGTCAAGAAGTTCATGTTGTTGCAAATTTACCATATTACATTACGACCCCTATTTTAATGAAATTGATTCGTGATCGGTTACCAGTAACAAGTTTAACGGTTATGATTCAAAAAGAAGTAGCAGATCGTATGTCTGGCGAACCGAATTCAAAAAGCTATGGTTCCTTAAGTCTTGCGGTCCAATATTACAGTGAAGCAAAAGTAGTAATGAACGTACCGAAGCAAGTGTTTATGCCGCAACCGAATGTTGATTCAAGTATATTGCAACTAACAATGCGAAAACAGCCTCCTGTGGAAGTTACGGATGAAGATTTCTTCTTTGAAATTATTCAAGCAAGCTTTGCGCAACGCCGTAAAACACTAAAGAATAATCTCACTCGCTTTTTTAAAGGGGTTCATGACAAGGAAAAGATTGACCATATATTACAAGAAGCAGGTGTGGAAGGGATTCGAAGAGGAGAGTCTCTAACTATGGAGGAATTCGCGCAAGTAGCAAATACTTTTTACCAATACCAATCTAAATAA
- a CDS encoding small, acid-soluble spore protein, alpha/beta type yields MGRRGIMSTQMKEEIAKELGFYDTVKQEGWGGIKSRDAGNMVKRAIEIAEQQMRGKS; encoded by the coding sequence ATGGGAAGACGTGGAATTATGTCAACGCAAATGAAAGAGGAAATAGCTAAGGAGTTAGGGTTTTACGATACGGTAAAGCAAGAAGGTTGGGGAGGCATTAAATCAAGGGATGCCGGGAATATGGTGAAGCGAGCAATAGAAATCGCTGAACAGCAAATGAGAGGCAAATCCTAA
- the ispE gene encoding 4-(cytidine 5'-diphospho)-2-C-methyl-D-erythritol kinase, with the protein MEKAPAKINLSLDVLHKRDDGYHDVEMVMTTIDLSDRIELQQLPKDEIQIALESRYVPSDERNLAYQAAKLFKKTYQIPNGVRIQIEKNIPVSAGLAGGSTDAAAVLRGLNRLFHVNAPLKDLAKLGSNLGADVAFCVYGKTAIAKGFGDQIEMLPSPPNCWVITARPDIGVSTRTIFERIELQHLQHPDTKKVLEALQKRDFYQICISLGNALEDITFALHPEVNRIKNAMLQAGADGAMMSGSGPTVFGLVQHFSKAQRIYNSMRGFCEDVQLVRILG; encoded by the coding sequence ATGGAGAAAGCACCTGCAAAGATTAATCTGTCTTTAGATGTTTTGCATAAGCGAGATGATGGTTATCATGATGTTGAAATGGTGATGACAACCATTGATTTATCTGACCGAATCGAATTACAACAACTTCCTAAAGATGAGATACAAATTGCATTGGAAAGCAGATATGTTCCCAGTGATGAACGGAATTTAGCTTACCAAGCAGCAAAATTATTTAAGAAGACATATCAAATTCCAAATGGAGTTCGTATCCAAATAGAGAAAAACATCCCTGTATCTGCAGGTCTTGCTGGGGGTAGTACAGATGCTGCAGCTGTTTTACGAGGATTAAATCGCTTATTTCATGTAAATGCGCCTCTGAAAGATTTAGCAAAATTAGGTTCTAATCTAGGTGCAGATGTTGCTTTTTGTGTATATGGAAAGACAGCCATTGCAAAGGGCTTCGGAGATCAAATTGAAATGCTTCCCTCACCACCAAACTGTTGGGTAATTACTGCAAGACCAGATATTGGAGTGTCCACTAGAACGATCTTTGAACGGATTGAACTACAACACCTTCAACACCCGGATACAAAGAAAGTATTAGAGGCACTACAAAAAAGAGATTTTTATCAAATTTGTATAAGTTTAGGAAATGCTTTGGAAGATATAACATTTGCACTTCATCCGGAAGTTAATCGAATTAAGAATGCCATGCTGCAAGCTGGTGCCGACGGAGCAATGATGAGTGGTAGCGGGCCAACAGTATTCGGTCTGGTACAACACTTTAGTAAAGCGCAACGGATTTATAATAGTATGCGCGGTTTTTGTGAGGATGTACAGTTGGTCCGGATTTTAGGATGA
- the yabG gene encoding sporulation peptidase YabG, translating into MVIANGELVTRKSYDHDLLFRVIEIKKDIAVLHGEDMRLAADAPLNDLSKVDQREKKRRKEQEKEKQETSYRLFRQDYQLMKEKRNYEATEGYSNAASYFQLPAKVLHMDGDANYLRKCIQLYQRIGLQVHGVHLTEVQMPEEINDLLERIQPDILVITGHDAYSKNKGLKNDLRAYRHSKYFVETVREARRVVPNLDQLIIFAGACQSHFESIIRAGANFASSPSRVNIHALDPVYIVAKIAYTPFMESVSVWEALRNTLTGERGLGGIETKGLLRTGMPFVEDSNEEEM; encoded by the coding sequence ATGGTTATTGCAAACGGAGAGCTTGTAACACGAAAGTCATATGATCATGATTTATTATTTCGTGTAATAGAGATTAAAAAAGATATTGCTGTTTTACATGGGGAGGATATGCGATTAGCTGCAGATGCCCCCCTGAATGATTTATCAAAAGTTGATCAGCGAGAGAAAAAAAGAAGAAAAGAACAGGAGAAAGAAAAGCAAGAAACATCGTATAGATTATTTAGGCAAGACTATCAGTTAATGAAGGAAAAGCGGAATTACGAGGCAACCGAAGGATATTCGAATGCAGCAAGTTACTTTCAACTACCTGCGAAAGTATTGCATATGGATGGGGACGCAAACTATTTACGAAAATGTATACAATTGTATCAACGAATCGGATTACAAGTCCATGGGGTGCATTTAACAGAAGTTCAAATGCCAGAAGAAATTAATGATCTATTAGAACGTATTCAACCAGATATACTGGTTATTACAGGTCATGATGCATATTCGAAAAACAAGGGATTAAAGAATGATTTGCGTGCATATCGGCATTCAAAGTATTTCGTGGAAACAGTAAGAGAAGCAAGAAGAGTGGTTCCTAATCTTGATCAGTTAATTATATTTGCGGGTGCGTGTCAGTCACATTTTGAATCCATTATTCGCGCAGGGGCCAATTTTGCTAGCTCCCCTTCAAGAGTAAATATTCATGCCCTAGATCCTGTTTATATCGTTGCTAAAATAGCATATACACCTTTTATGGAGAGTGTTTCGGTTTGGGAAGCACTTAGAAATACATTAACCGGAGAAAGAGGGTTAGGTGGTATCGAAACGAAAGGGTTATTGCGAACAGGTATGCCTTTTGTAGAGGATAGTAATGAAGAGGAAATGTAA
- the veg gene encoding biofilm formation stimulator Veg — protein MAKTLIEIKQGLECQVGQRLTLKANGGRRKTIERCGILAETYPSVFIVELDQDENAFERVSYSYADILTETVELNFLKEVQQ, from the coding sequence GTGGCAAAGACATTAATAGAAATTAAGCAAGGTCTTGAGTGTCAGGTAGGTCAACGATTAACACTCAAAGCAAATGGTGGACGGAGAAAGACGATTGAGCGGTGTGGAATATTGGCAGAAACATACCCATCCGTTTTTATCGTAGAGCTTGATCAAGACGAAAATGCATTCGAACGTGTTTCCTATAGCTATGCAGACATACTAACAGAGACGGTAGAGTTGAATTTTTTAAAAGAAGTTCAACAATAA
- the rnmV gene encoding ribonuclease M5 — protein sequence MRIKEMIVVEGRDDTARIQLAVDADTIETNGSAINKQTLEKIRHAKEKRGVIIFTDPDYPGERIRNIINEHIPGCKHAFLPKEEAKNNKSDRASLGIEHASVAAIQKALEHVYELAEMKTSDILKADLIEYGLIGGKKASERREWLGKRLKIGHTNGKQLLKRLTQFQISKKQLDEAMELMDQEVQHDDEQIHRNSF from the coding sequence GTGAGAATTAAGGAAATGATTGTTGTAGAAGGCAGAGATGATACAGCTCGAATCCAGTTAGCAGTCGATGCCGATACAATAGAAACAAATGGATCAGCGATAAATAAACAAACATTGGAAAAAATACGCCATGCTAAAGAAAAGCGTGGGGTAATTATATTTACGGATCCGGATTACCCTGGTGAACGAATTCGAAATATAATTAATGAACATATCCCAGGGTGTAAGCACGCTTTTTTACCAAAAGAAGAAGCCAAAAATAATAAATCTGATCGTGCGAGTTTAGGAATTGAACATGCAAGTGTAGCTGCAATCCAAAAAGCATTGGAACATGTGTATGAATTAGCAGAAATGAAAACAAGTGATATATTAAAGGCGGATCTTATTGAATATGGATTAATTGGTGGAAAGAAGGCCAGTGAACGCCGAGAATGGTTAGGAAAACGATTGAAAATAGGACATACAAATGGCAAGCAATTATTAAAACGACTTACACAGTTCCAAATTAGCAAAAAACAGTTAGATGAAGCTATGGAATTAATGGATCAGGAGGTTCAACATGACGACGAACAAATACATCGCAACTCCTTCTAG